The following proteins come from a genomic window of Miscanthus floridulus cultivar M001 chromosome 2, ASM1932011v1, whole genome shotgun sequence:
- the LOC136539178 gene encoding glucan endo-1,3-beta-glucosidase 11-like, producing MAALHLSLALLILLPSTPEATSSALLGISYGRVGNNLPAATSVPQIVASLGVGRVRLYNADPTTIRAFANTGVELVVGVPDECLATVSTPTGASSWVRSNIAPALPATKIAFLTVGNEVLTSVNSSSLSRYLLPAMQCLHDALAQAGLDKQVAVTTAHNLGVLATSYPPSSAYFRKDLLPMLCPILDFHARAGSPFLVNAYPYFAYAEEPTGVELEYALLEPGHAGVADPGTGLHYTNMLAAQVDAVYHAIAAANSAAARAVEVRVSETGWPSAGDANETGATPQNAARYNGNVMRLVAQGKGTPLRPAAPLRVYMFALFNENMKPGPTSERNYGLFKPDGTPAYELSYRLPQDNTTSSSGGSITGGGGYGSDNGRYYSISAAATATMVWWTWPQVAVAACVAVLVMAL from the exons ATGGCGGCACTCCATCTGTCGCTGGCCCTGCTCATTCTGCTCCCTTCCACCCCTGAGGCGACGTCCTCGGCGCTGCTGGGCATCAGCTACGGCCGCGTTGGCAACAACCTCCCTGCAGCCACCTCAGTGCCGCAGATTGTCGCCTCCCTGGGTGTCGGCCGCGTCCGACTCTACAATGCTGACCCCACCACCATCCGTGCCTTCGCCAACACGGGCgtcgagctcgtcgtcggcgtccCTGACGAGTGCCTCGCCACTGTCTCCACCCCGACCGGCGCCTCCTCCTGGGTCCGCTCCAACATTGCCCCCGCGCTCCCGGCCACAAAGATCGCCTTCCTCACCGTCGGCAACGAGGTGCTCACCAGCGTCAATAGCTCCTCGCTATCCAGGTACCTCCTCCCGGCGATGCAGTGCCTCCATGATGCGCTTGCGCAGGCGGGCCTGGACAAGCAGGTCGCCGTCACCACGGCGCACAACCTCGGCGTGCTGGCCACGTCGTACCCGCCGTCGTCGGCCTACTTCCGCAAGGACCTCCTCCCGATGCTCTGCCCCATCCTCGACTTCCACGCGCGCGCGGGCTCGCCGTTCCTGGTCAATGCGTACCCCTACTTCGCCTACGCCGAGGAACCCACCGGAGTGGAGCTCGAGTACGCGCTGCTGGAACCCGGGCATGCCGGCGTCGCCGACCCGGGGACCGGGCTACACTACACCAACATGCTCGCGGCGCAGGTGGACGCCGTGTACCATGCCATCGCGGCGGCCAACAGCGCGGCGGCGCGGGCCGTGGAGGTACGCGTGTCCGAGACCGGGTGGCCGTCGGCGGGGGACGCCAACGAGACCGGAGCCACGCCGCAGAACGCGGCGAGGTACAACGGCAACGTGATGCGGCTCGTGGCCCAGGGGAAGGGCACGCCGCTGCGGCCGGCGGCGCCGCTGCGCGTCTACATGTTCGCGCTCTTCAACGAGAACATGAAGCCCGGGCCGACGTCAGAGCGCAACTACGGGCTCTTCAAGCCCGACGGAACACCGGCGTACGAGCTCTCCTACCGCCTTCCGCAGGACaacaccacctcctcctccggtgGCAGCATTACCGGCGGTGGCGGCTACGGGTCAGACAACGGCAGGTACTACAGCATCTCGGCCGCAGCCACGGCGACAATG GTTTGGTGGACATGGCCACAGGTAGCTGTGGCAGCATGTGTGGCTGTACTGGTCATGGCATTGTGA